A window of Rhododendron vialii isolate Sample 1 chromosome 11a, ASM3025357v1 contains these coding sequences:
- the LOC131306799 gene encoding uncharacterized protein LOC131306799 has protein sequence MHLVQCFNPETCSIEFRRGLIVHITEEDVARVLGMPIGDTPVPTECLELHRTKIEEDFKGGFKGIEIVKLEKVIKEGATDGKFHRAYMLFTLGCLLCPTTKEVAGNRLFPGVIADDLETLKTYKWPAFVLDWLVNEIRNYKVRVTKGRGRKAEGVGGSLFLLMVIYFDLHPLDVEIGEEPEPPIGLWTKELIDIRISKEAEDKPIEDYFFSQFPPHNLKNQICIDMYKDFMRQFMNNFKRLHEMDAAMGEPVVGSPVLRSPQDGSRAEPVEDEGHSPQFSPNFELHEYEDQGEWEEEQGDQIHKGDKGDHIQEQGDHIQEKGDEIEEEEEVGGTSKIMDGSASCKRKQEAVAISTDPTKRKRRRNVKPSPSIKSPFVAQPFVKTTKLKEDEESVINYLIRGPTNDLSEVLIRIQGAKWPLTRKEVAQSFKPRGLVSNMVMYTFTDWRMLKERAHATKAHPSRHIFSPAFASNLLASESDKYSNVLRDDCDPNKLGYDLLKCDMLFLPVLESEHWFCVCISLVESRVFILDSMKSAGQNLDQLDQVKILQKNLFALLKKRCTRSSRNDSRIFEVQYADVAQQTNFHDCGIYVMKYVDRWDGRTYPSTELHGGQIPTILNDIIVCNSTWTLKDVSFSLANMSLLEIMGIR, from the exons ATGCATTTGGTCCAATGTTTCAATCCAGAAACCTGTAGCATCGAATTTAGGAGGGGCCTAATTGTTCATATTACTGAAGAAGATGTTGCAAGAGTTTTAGGGATGCCAATCGGGGACACACCCGTGCCTACGGAATGCCTTGAATTACAcagaacaaaaattgaagagGACTTTAAGGGAGGTTTTAAGGGGATTGAAATCGTGAAATTGGAAAAAGTGATTAAGGAAGGCGCTACTGATGGGAAGTTTCATAGGGCTTACATGCTATTTACATTAGGATGCTTGTTGTGCCCCACCACAAAGGAAGTTGCGGGGAATAGATTGTTCCCTGGGGTGATTGCCGACGACCTTGAAACCTTAAAGACGTATAAGTGGCCGGCCTTTGTGTTGGATTGGTTGGTGAACGAGATTCGAAATTATAAGGTTCGGGTAACCAAAGGTCGTGGACGGAAGGCGGAAGGAGTTGGTGGTAGTCTGTTCCTTTTGATG GTCATATATTTTGACTTACATCCGTTGGATGTTGAAATTGGGGAGGAACCTGAGCCTCCTATTGGCTTATGGACAAAGGAATTGATCGATATTCGCATTTCCAAAGAGGCGGAGGACAAGCCAATtgaggattattttttttctcagttcCCGCCCCATAATTTGAAAAATCAG ATATGCATTGATATGTACAAAGATTTCATGCGTCAATTTATGAATAACTTTAAAAGGTTGCATGAAATGGATGCTGCTATGGGCGAGCCTGTCGTTGGAAGCCCTGTTCTTCGAAGCCCTCAAGATGGTTCACGGGCAGAACCTGTAGAAGATGAAGGCCATTCGCCACAATTTAGTCCAAATTTTGAACTACATGAATATGAGGACCAGGGGGAGTGGGAGGAGGAGCAGGGGGATCAGATTCATAAGGGGGACAAGGGGGATCATATTCAGGAGCAGGGGGATCATATTCAGGAGAAGGGGGATGAGattgaggaggaagaggaggtggGCGGGACATCGAAAATCATGGATGGGTCGGCGTCCTGTAAGCGAAAGCAGGAAGCGGTGGCGATCTCAACTGATCCCACAAAGAGAAAACGTCGAAGAAATGTGAAGCCGAGCCCATCTATTAAATCTCCTTTTGTTGCACAACCCTTCGTCAAGACAACAAAATTAAAGGAAGACGAAGAATCAGTCATTAACTATCTTATTAGGGGACCGACAAATGATTTAAG CGAGGTGTTGATCCGTATTCAAGGGGCAAAGTGGCCTCTTACTCGCAAGGAAGTTGCTCAATCGTTTAAACCGAGGGGCCTTGTGTCTAATATG GTTATGTACACTTTTACGGATTGGCGAATGCTGAAGGAAAGAGCCCATGCGACCAAGGCTCATCCATCACGACACATTTTCTCCCCAGCCTTTGCG TCCAATCTACTTGCAAGTGAAAGTGACAAGTACAGCAATGTATTGCGGGATGATTGCGACCCTAATAAACTAGGTTATGACTTGTTAAAATGCGACATG CTTTTCTTGCCTGTGCTTGAAAGTGAACATTGGTTTTGCGTTTGCATATCCCTTGTTGAGTCACGCGTTTTTATTCTTGACTCAATGAAAAGCGCGGGACAAAACTTGGatcaattggaccaagttaAAATTTTA CAAAAGAATCTTTTTGCACTCCTGAAGAAGAGATGTACGCGAAGTTCAAGAAATGATTCCCGCATATTTGAAGTTCAATATGCGGATGTGGCACAACAGACAAACTT ccATGATTGTGGAATTTATGTCATGAAGTATGTGGACCGTTGGGATGGTCGAACTTATCCTTCGACTGAACTTCATGGAGGTCAAATTCCAACCATTC TTAATGATATAATTGTTTGTAACT CTACATGGACTCTCAAAGATGTATCATTTAGCCTTGCCAATATGTCATTGTTGGAGATTATGGG GATACGTTGA